ACATTTTGAAAGGGATAttatagaataaaaaaagatgaagcacATCAAAATAATCAGAACAGAGACCTAATGGATTCATATCCCTTATACTGAAGGGATGTATAACTTTAtccaaattaaaacaatgaGGGATATGGCCAAATAGGCAAAGTACTGTTTGTTGTAATTTTTCTGGATATCTGTAGTGCTTCTTTAATGGAGCAGCAGGTGAAAACAAAAGCGCGTAAAGTCTCACAGAATGTGTACGCAAATTTTGGAGTGGTGCATTGCCATAAATACTGTAAATGGGTTTGAAAGACTGCATGAATTtatagagggggaaaaaaatgtctgttgGGGTGTTTCAGTGTGATTCCAATGGCAAGTCTGAAGGCATTGCTTGTTTGAAGATGCAAGGGCTTGCTAGGACAAAGATTAGCGTGTTTGTTCTGTTACACGTAATGTTTTTCAGACATCAGTTCTTGACAGTCAGACTGGGTGTTGGTCTGTAAGGACACTTAATCCAGTAGGACAGTTCTTCTGGGTTTATGAACTTGAAGGGACATGGTAGGTTGGTGGGACTGAGTTCAGAGTTTgatgtggtttaaaaaaattgggTGATATTCTCTAGGCTAGCTGTGTTTTACTACTCGAGTTAAACTGTGAGACCTCTGGTTTTGTACTGTCAGTCACTGACAGCAGCTGTACGCCGGTCTGGCTGACTTTGCTGGTGGGTATAAGCTGAGCCCACCTATGCTGCTGTACAATTAAGTCACAGCACCTGTTACAAAATACTCCTCTCCTGACTCTTTTGCATCACTTCAGCATATGCTAAAGCCTAAAAAAGACAATTTCTAGTAAATTCTTCTTAACCAGTTACATATCTTTGTATTCTTCCATACTTTATGGCTTGAGAGCAGCGCCTGCTGTTCCCAGCACTGCACCTGGGGAAACACAAGATCTGTGGAGTCCAGTTTGTAGAAATCTTGCTCTAATTttaatgggaggaaaaaagtaatggtGATATAAGGATATTACTTTATTACTTAATAAATTAAGTCTGGCTTAAATGCAGGAACTTTTTACTCTTTTTGATTAAAGTGATGTACCTGCAGTAGATGAGTAGCTATCTTCTACAAGTGAGGGTTACTTTGATGCCTTCGGTGTTTTCCATGGACAAAGCCTGAGAGGATTATGTCTGCTCCTTGACCATCTGGAACTCTGTATTTGGGGTCAGACTTCTCATTTCTGAATGTGGACTTGACTTGCAGTGACATTCAGCTTATTGTTAGGAAAAACTCCGGTTCTATCTGCTTCCTACTTTGCATCACGTTCATTTCTCCAACTTTTCCCTTTTGATATTGAGGAAATGCTCTGAAACTAAGCAGAGCTGTTGGTTTGGGCTTTAgaaaacctatttttctttgtgtgttttgtttagaGAAATTTGTAAGGAAAAGTGGTTGCGCGACACCTATTGCTTCTTACAATGCCCTGTGCCTTCACTGCATTAGATCTGGAGGTACTTTTGTGCAGTAATAAACATTTCGGCTTAGCCTTTTTCCTATGGAGGCATTTGGAGGCCCAGTTCTGCGTTCTGTATACTATGTACAGGTAACAAACGACCCCTACCCAAAAGTGCTTTTGAGATATCAGTTCTCTGCGTGACAGGAAAGGAGTGAATAAAACCGGGCACAGGTAAGGAAGGAGATTGATACAAGACATGATCATGATAGGTTTATCACCTGCTATCTACAAGGTGTAGAATCAGGTCATCTTATTCATATGTCCTTTAAACTCCAACTGAAGTCGGCAGGAAGAGGTGTTAGTTAGCAGGTTCTTCTGGGGATCATGAAGATGTGTCCAGGCTCTTTATTTATATGCCTCTTAATAGCAGAGCCCCATGCAGAGACAAGTGTTTTCAGACACTGTAATCCCTTAGTGCTGGTGTACTTGTTTTAAATTGTGGAATATGCAACTTGTGTGATAACTTTTACCATAGACAGTACAAGCTAGTGGTGCTAGACTTTCTGTTTTCAACCTGATTAGGTTGTCAATAACATATTTCATGAGataattaaagtattttctgaaaatttaaattaagttagaggtttaacagaaataaaaattgggtGAGTGAACTGGAATGTTGgtgaaaaattaataatccTTTCTTGATGTAGTTCTCTAAATTGCTTTTCATGTAACTTAGGAAATTGAATTCTTATTTTGGTcttctacagaaataaaactggaattacagaattaaatttaTACAGTAGCCTGGACttcacactctttttttttttttccttcttttctcctctccaccaAATGCTTGTCTTAAACCTTTGGGGTGGTAAATGCTGTAGATAGTCAAATGCATTGATTTAAACCACATGGTTGCAAGTATTGAGCTGGCACATCACTAAGTCAGTAAGAATGATCTGCCTAGTAGTCACCTGGGGCAGGGAGATCACTTTCATGACTTTCAGGATTTGTTGATACAAATCTCCCCTGATAGCAAAAGCTCTCTAAGGTGCTGCTCCGTAAGGGAAGTGCTGGTCCAAACAAAGTTATTGATGGAGGTTTTTAAGAATAGATCTTGTGGCTGAACTTGCATAAATGTTTTCTCCAGATGTTCCTCCTTCCAGTGCTGATGTAGTAAAGGAATTTGCTGATGAAATGAAGGTGGGTGGAACAGCAGAAAGTCGGAGTGTGGCACTGGAAGGGCAGCGTGCTGTTGAGGACTGCTGTCCTCCAAATGGAGCGGGATTCGGAATGTAAGGTTTTACACCTGGGGCCTCATAGGAATTTGGTAAAGAGCTTGCCAACTAAAAGCTAGAACAGTTAGGTCTGACCACAGGCAGGCTGAGCCATCAAGGTGATATGGTCAGGAAAAGATAATTCCAGCTCAAGGAGAGCCTAGTAGAGACAGAAATACTAAAGTCCGTGTATGCATCACAGGGAGATCCTGCCTAGAATGATGTGTGCGGTTCTCACtgtatggaaaagaaaatgaaaaactccTAGGGAAGATGTGTGGGGAAATGAACAGTGTGTTTATAAAGAAACATTTGAGAGGTTGGCTTATTTAGTTAGTAGAACAAAACTGAGAGAAGATGTGGTTGCTTTCTGTAAGTACCCCAGCATAAACACCACTGGGAGAAGAAACTAATAAGCTAATGGACAATGCTGGCACATGAACACCACCATCAGCTGACCGctaatttcttctgaaaattagaaAGCAATTTCTACCCATTAGGAGTcagtttctggaagaaaagcCTGATAAAAGTGTGTGTGCAGGAGCAATTAGCTTTACCATGGAACTAGATAGTGTCACTTCCCTTGCAGAAACTGTTTGCCTGGGATGACTGTCCCCTGCAATGGGAGCTGGCCATCCACGGTCATTCCTACTGTATTTCTATGCTAAGAATATACTACAGGGGAACGTTTTGTACTATAAAGTATCAAAATGAGGTGATTTGAtgaggaaagcaaaattaaacttAATAATACAGTCTGAGTGGCTGTTAAAACTGTTTCAGTTCATAATTGTATTCAAAGAGTGATACTTGTTCAGActggcagaaatgcagaaagtgtGAGGAGTTTTAGGCGCCTGCTGACATTGCAAGCTGTTCTTGTGTCCGTGTTCAAGAGGAGCTGCAGTGGCCCAATTAAGTAGAGGAAATAGCTGACTTCAAGGAGGAAAGTctaatattttcacattttaagtGGGACATATTAATCTGGTGCTGGAAAGCATTCAGAACATAAGCAGCATGCGATTCAGAcaaggtaaggaaaaaaacctggcagAGGAATTAAAATGCTCGGTCTGTTGTTAAATGACTTGAAGCTGTGCTCTGAAATATGTACTGAACAACAAAAGTATGTTTCAGAGGAGTACTTAAACAGGTATATGATGTATGCTGTTGGGAAGAGGAAATTATGTGTGTAGATTGATTTCCTTGTTTAGAGAAGTCTTCGGCCGCTGCCAAAGCTAATGCTGGGTGATAGCAGGACTGAGGTGTGTGAAGGGAGTTGATGACTTTTGCCTCCTAGGAACTCGTTTGTAGCACGTCCCAGTGAATACAAATATGAAGTCATCTAAAACTGTGGCCTAAACCTGCCAAAATAGTATTGAAGAGCTTATTTGCCAGTGAAAGAGGAAAGCTATGGCCGTTTGCCAGGTGGCGATGATGCAATTGGGTGCCCTGTCCCCTGCACTAAGTTTATTACGGGTTACCATCGTCTGTGCCAGCAAAGCTGTTCAGCTGTGTCAGGGCAACCGATGCCGAACAGTGCTGACCTGTCACGTAGGAAAGCAGAATCCTGTTTGCATTCAGCATACCTACTTGCCACCTACCTGCGCTTGTGATCTTCGTAAACAGAAGTGGTTAACAGCCACTCTGCTTTATGCAACTTCTGTAGCTTGGCTGGCTGCGCGCTGAGTCAGCTGGCAGAGGAAGCTGAAAAGATGTTTATTTTGATGAAGTATTCTCTACAAGGCCATGTTCGAAGCtagcatttgctgctgttttcattttatgaaggGTGGTTAAAAggtgctgctctgcccttgCAGTCAGAGAAAATCCCATTTGTCAGGattgttttgcattatttaaataGAAGATGGTGTTCAGAGGGCTGCTGTGTGGTGCAGCAGCAGATGGGAGTATTTGCGCTGCTAGACTAAGACTCAGTGGGGGGTTTCCGATGTGATTGAGTGTGTTTGGTGCACTCACTCCTCTGTTGTACCACACAATCTTTAACACTGTCTTGCAGTGTCTTAACTGTTAAAGGATATATGTTACTGAGCAAGTAtttctggttgggtttttttccccttcaaaacaAGCATAGccacaacactttttttttggtcacctGAGCGTGCACTCTTTTGCTTTGACTGGCCTTGATTCACTGCTGAACTTTAAGGTTATTAGCCACTCTTCTCAAGGATCTTACTCatccccttcttcctccatttccttctgtttccagttTGGTACCTTATCTTCGTTAAGGGCATAAGATCATCCTGAGAGGCTCCTATTGGTGCGACTCAGGGTTGTGTACATGTTTCATCTGGTGGCCTGCATCTTGGTAGCGAGTTTTAAGTTACATTTAAACTTGCACCTTTCAACTCAGCATTACAGGATATTGCAGCAAATCCTCGTGACGCTTTTCTTCTTGTAGGAACTGGACTTCAAACCTTCTGTCAATCTCTTGTCAAGCATAGCTGAATCCTTCCAATTAGTTTGCTTGGCACTGGTGCTGTGATGAGTCAGGCTGAGCCAGGGAAGGGGGAGTGGGTGGCAGTTCTAATTCCAAGGCCCCACGATATCCTGGCAGTGGTTTAGAGCGGTTTAAGGCTCTGGCCTAAAATGGCCAGGAGTCACAGCAGCAGTGAGGGACTGTGGAAGGGCAGAGTGCTGTGGCTCAGCTAACACTTTTAAACAGTCCATCGGGGTGATGGTGgccctgtggggttttttgtttggtttgttcacatttttttctgccccaGTGGGGAACCTCTCTTCTGCAAAGGTGTGAAgagtgtaaaataaaatgcaggcagagcctgctgcctgccctgcgtTTTGGACTACAGCAAAACAGGTATCAGTTgtgtggtgtggggtttttgttttgtttggggtttggttgtttgggtttttttttaattttagtgttGTTACAAGGATGTGAAATCCAAACTGTCCCTGACTTTCACAGCAACAGCTGTGTATATTCTTCCTGGAGGTGGAATGTTCTTCCATGTTGGGCAAAGATGACTGAAATGTAAGAAGTCGAGTCTAATGTCTGTTCGAAATGCCGGTGAATGTGGCAGCTCTGGTTCTCTAGAAATATTAAGACTTGAACAGTAGGCTTGTGACAAGGGTGGTGGTTTTGCCATTCTTTCCCTTCGTGCTTCATCcgggaaaataaatgtttattgaTTGTCAATGTATTATCTACATCTGGAATCTGATTCTCGTATCATTTTTGTCTTGTAGTTGTACTTATTGGAGACTCTGGTGTAGGCAAGAGTAACCTTTTGTCTCGATTCACTCGCAATGAATTTAacttggaaagcaaaagcacCATTGGAGTAGAGTTTGCAACAAGAAGCATTCAAGTTGATGGGAAGACAATAAAGGCTCAGATATGGgacacagcagggcaggagcgaTACCGAGCTATAACATCAGCGTAAGTGATAGCTTATATGGCTGAAGAGAAACTTCTGCTGAGGAGGGTAATTTTGGGCTGTTCCGATTCCTCAGAAACTGCAAACAGGGGATGTTTGTTTTTTGTCGTGTAATATCCACAACCTATGGGGGAAGGAAGCTTAAATATCAAGTTTCTGGGCTGAATAATATAGTGTGTCCCTGCGCAAACTGATTTAATTCTCAGTGTTCTTGTTATATGTAACTGGAGGCATTTCAAGCCTAGAATTCCAGAGCTTTGAGAGACTCATTTAAATGCAAGCAATTGATAAAGTAATATCTGTGTTCATGGAGGTTTAACAGTGGTAACCTAAAAAAAGAAGCCCTACCGTAGCAGTAAGGAAAGACTGCTCACTTTgcttatttaatttgaaaaaacagCATAGCGAAAGCTGGGTTTAAGTAAAGCTGGAGGTAATTGTGGGGTGGGAGAATGCagcctgtttctttttgaatgCATTACTGTGCCTCCCTCTGGTCTCAAAGGAGACCAGCTGTGGCCTTTTGTAAAGGGAATAGATCAGGTTGACATTTTTATGATCCAGTGACTCATTCTAAAGTCTGTCACTATGGGCTGTGCCCATACTGCACCCACAGTGATGGGTGGGGGTGACTTTTCAGGACTGGATCAGAGGTTGAAGGTGACAGTAGCTCCCCACAGATTTCCAGAGCTTCATTTTTGGGATGCAGAGTTCTCCCCACAAGCATGGGGTTTGGCTTACCCCCTAGACTGagctgtcctgcctgctctggTGGCCCTATAGCACAACCCCAGTCTGGATGCTCTACTTCACTGCTCCAAGACCCATGTAGCTTGcttttgggtattttttgtacagctgtcttaGAGCTATTTCCCATTATTGCACTGTACCTTGCCACTTCTAATCATGGTGTTCCCTGTTGGTTCTCTAACATGTCTCTTCACCCACAGGTACTATCGTGGAGCTGTAGGGGCATTATTGGTGTATGACATTGCGAAGCACCTTACTTACGAGAATGTAGAGCGATGGTTGAAAGAGCTGAGAGATCATGCTGACAGCAATATTGTAATCATGCTTGTGGGAAACAAGAGTGACTTGCGCCACCTGAGAGCAGTTCCTACAGATGAGGCCAGAGCTTTTGCAGGTTGGTGAACTCAAAATAATTTACTAATGCTAACTGTCTGGGGATCTGCCTACCTGGTCTTGGATACACGAGTGTGCTGGTAGGAGGAAAAAGAGTGCTGCTGGTGAGGTTCCTCAGTGTCGTATACTCGTATTTGCCCCTTTTTAATTCAGTCAAAAAGGAAGCCTTATAGAATATGCATGCTGATGTGGTTTCAAGAATCGGCCAGAGGCATTGAAGATTTTAAACCAGGTTTATGCTCTTGCCTATGTActgcttttcttgcagaaaCTGTGCCTATGGCTTTAGGTTTGAGTTTTTTGTGTGGTGGTAACTTTGCGCCTGTGTATTGCTGCCTTTGTACTGACTGATCTGGAGCCCTATGCAGATGCCTGTGGCTGAACAGACTTTCATTAAACTGGCTTTCTGACTCTTCTTACATAATTAAgatctgtgaaaaataattctagttTCTGTAAATCTTGCCTTGTTTTAGGTCAAATTTCTTTCATCCAGGAGTGTAGGTGGGTTTCTTACGTTAAGGTGTGCTGTAGCTGCATTTGCAGAGTTTATGGCCAGTGAGGATCCCTGCCTGCAGGGGCAGGACTGTCATTCCCCTGATGGGGCTAGCCCTGTTCAATAAGCTGCAGTGACATACTAGCAGATGGGAGGTGGAAAAAT
This is a stretch of genomic DNA from Balearica regulorum gibbericeps isolate bBalReg1 chromosome 12, bBalReg1.pri, whole genome shotgun sequence. It encodes these proteins:
- the RAB11A gene encoding ras-related protein Rab-11A; its protein translation is MGTRDDEYDYLFKVVLIGDSGVGKSNLLSRFTRNEFNLESKSTIGVEFATRSIQVDGKTIKAQIWDTAGQERYRAITSAYYRGAVGALLVYDIAKHLTYENVERWLKELRDHADSNIVIMLVGNKSDLRHLRAVPTDEARAFAEKNGLSFIETSALDSTNVEAAFQTILTEIYRIVSQKQMSDRRENDMSPSNNVVPIHVPPTTENKPKMQCCQNI